In Camarhynchus parvulus unplaced genomic scaffold, STF_HiC, whole genome shotgun sequence, the DNA window ccccaaatcccctaaacccccccaaacccccccaggacccccacaaatcccctcaggacccccccaaaacccccaaacccccccaagaccccctcaaaccccctcaagacccccaaacccctcaggatccccccaaatccccctaaacccccccaaatcccctcaagacccccccaaatcccctcaggacccccaaaccccccctcaagaatccccccaaatcccctcaggacccccaaatccctaaaccccccaaaacccccaggaccccctcaaacccccccaggaccccctcaagccccctcaggaccccccaaatcccccaagacccccaaatcccctcaggacccccccaaatcccttcaggatcccccaaacccctcaagaTGCCTCCAAAACCCcatcaggacccccaaatccccccctcaggaccccccaaacccccaggaccccctcaaatcccctcaagactccccaggacccccaaacccctccaggacccccacaaatcccctcaggacccccaaatcccccaaaccccccaaacccccaggaccccctcaaacccctcaagaccccccaaacccctcaggatccccaaatccccctaaaacccccaaatcccctcaagaccccccaacccccaggaccccctcaaaccccccaagccccccccccaaccccccaaacccccaggacccccagaccccccaaacccccaaacccttcaggaccccccaaacccccccaggacccctcaaaccccccaagacccccaaacccccaggaccccccaaaacccccaggaccccctcaaaccccctcaggacccccaaaccccctcaggaccccccaagcccccaagacccctcaaaccccctcaggacccccaaacccctcaggaccccccaagccccccaagaccccctcaaaccccccaggaccccccaaaccccccaagaccccctcaaacccccaggacccccaaacccccaggaccccccaaacccccaggacccccaaaaaccccctcaagacgccccccaaaccccctcaggaccccccaaaccccccaaacccccaggacccccccaagccctcccccaggacccccccccaTACCCGAGGTGCCCCCCTGGCTctcctcccgccgccgctccaGCTCCTTGCGGTCGTAGTTGAGGCGCTTCAGGCACATGATGCCGTAGTGCAGGCTCACCCTGCCCGGGGGGGTTCCCAAAATCAccccgggggtccccaaagtcaccccgggggtccccaaagTCACCCCGGGGGTCCCAGGGTCATTTAAAGGGGTCTGGGGTCACCCCGAAGGTCTCAAAGGGTCATTTTTTGGGGGCTGGGGTCGCTCACggggggtccccaaagccaatttgggggtccccaaagtcaccccgggggtccccaaaatcacctcgggggtccccaaagtcaatttgggggtccccaaaatctcctcgggggtccccaaaatcaccccgggggtccccaaagTCACCCCGGGGTCCCAGGGTCATTTAAAGGGGTCTGGGGTCACCCCGAAGGTCTCAAAGGGTcattttttgggggtctggggtcGCTcagggggggtccccaaagtccaatttgggggtccccaaaatctcctcgggggtccccaaagtcaatttgggggtccccaaagtcacctcgggggtccccaaaatcacctcggGGGTCCCCAAAGTCACCTCGGGgctccccaaaatcaccccgggggtccccaaaatcacctcgggggtccccaaagtcaccccgggggtccccaaagtcaatttgggggtccccaaaatctcctcgggggtccccaaaatcacccggggggtccccaaaatctcctcgggggtccccaaagtcaatttgggggtccccaaagtcaccccgggggtccccaaaatcaccccgggggtccccaaagCCACGGGGGTCCCCAAAGTCAccccgggggtccccaaaatctcctcgggggtccccaaagtcaccccgggggtccccaaagccaatttgggggtccccaaaatcaccccgggggtccccaaaatcacctcggtggtccccaaaatcacctcggGGCTCCTCGAGTCACCCCGGGGGTCCCAGGGTCATCTAAAGGGGTCTGGGGTCACCCTCAAAgggtcattttttggggggctggggtcGCTCAGAGGGGTCCCCAAAGTCAccccgggggtccccaaaatcacctcgggggtccccaaaatcaccccgggggtccccaaagtcaccccgggggtccccaaagTCACCTCGGGGGTCCCCAAAGTCACCCCGGGCGTCCCAGGGTCATTTAAAGGGGTCTGGGGTCACCCCGAAGGTCTCAAAgggtcattttttggggggctggggtcGCTcagggggggtccccaaagccaatttgggggtccccaaaatctcctcgggggtccccaaaatcaccccgggggtccccaaagccacctcgggggtccccaaaatctcctcgGGGGTCCCCAAAGTCACCCCGGGGGTCCCAGGGTCATTTAAAGGGGTCTGGGGTCACCCTCAAAGGGTcattttttgggggtctggggtccTCGGGGGTCCCCCCccatttggggtccccaaagtCACCCCGGGggcccccaaaatcacctcgggggtccccaaagtcaatttgggggtccccaaagtcaccccgggggtccccaaagccaatttgggggtccccaaagtcacctcgggggtccccaaaatcaccccgggggtccccaaagtcaatttgggggtccccaaaatcaccccgggggtccccaaaatcacctcgggggtccccaaaatcaccccgggggtccccaaagccaatttgggggtccccaaaatcaccccggGGGTCCCCAAGGTCACCCTCAGACCAAACTTTTAACgtttccccccaaatttcgaggttccccccaaattttcctcctgTCCCAGTTTCGGGGTCTCCCCCTCAATTCGAGACCCCCAATTCCTCCTATCCCCCCCCCAATTTTGACACCCCCCAAACTCTCTCTGTCCCCCCAATTTCGGGGTCCCCCaagctccccctgctcccacagttttggggtccccccaatccccccgtACCCCCAATTTCGGGTCCTTCCCCCCATTtcgggacccccaaactccccctgctcccccaatTCGGGgtcccccaaattccctctgtccccacagttttggggtccccccaacctccccctgcccccccaaTTTCGGGTCCTTCCCCCCATTTCGGGACCCCCGAAactccccttgtccccagttttgggggtccccccTCAAttcaggacccccccaaactcccactgtccccccaaattttggacAGCCCCCCCAACTCCCCCCTGCCCCCAATTTCGGGGTCCCCCAacctcccctgcccccccaATTTCGGGGTCCCCCAATTCAGGACCCCCCAATTCCCCTATCCCCCAATTTTGAactccccctgccccccaattctgcccccaaactccccctgtccccagtttCTGGGTCCTCCCCCCAATTcaagaccccccaaattccctcccccccaaatttttgacaccccccaaattccctctgtccccccaaTTCTTCCCCCGtctccccagttttggggtcccccaaactcccctgtCCCCAATTTGGGGTCTCCCCTCAAttcgggaccccccaaattccccccctGCCCCCTGACACCCCCAATCCCCCTGCCCCCCAATTtccgggaccccccaaactccccctgtccccccaaatttttgacACCCCCAACTCCCCTGTCCCCCCAATTTCGGGTCCCCCCCCATTtcgggacccccaaactcccctgcccccagtttggggtccccCTCAATTCAGGACCCCCCCAACTCCCCCAATCTCCCCAATTTCGGGGTCCCTCCCCAATTCAGGACCCCCCAATTCCCCCTATCCCCCCCAATTTTGactccccctgcccccccaaTTCTGctccccccaaactccccctgtccccccaaatttttgacaccccccaaattccctctgtccccccaaTTCTTCCCCGtctccccagttttggggtccccccaaactccccctgtccccccaatTCGGGGTCCCCCCTCAattcaggaccccccaaactccccctgccccccaaatTTTTGACACCTCCAatctccccctgccccccccaatttcgggaccccccaaactcccctgcCCCCCAAATTTTTGACACCCCAACCTCCCCTGCCCCCAATTTCGGGTCCTTCCCCCCATTtcgggacccccaaactccccctgtccccagtttGGGGGTCTCCCCCTCAATTCAGgacccccccaaccccccctgcccccccaaTTTCGGGTCCTTCCCCCCATTtcgggaccccccaaactcccacTGTGCCCCCAAATTTTTGAcaccccccaaactccccctgCCCCCAATTTCGGGTCCTTCCCCATTtcgggacccccaaactccccctgtccccagttttggggtccccataATTCAAGACCCCAAACTCCCCTGCCCCCCCCAATTTCGGGTCCTTCCCCATTTCAGGACCCCCaacctccccctgtccccccaaatttttgacACCCCCCAACCTCCCCCTGCGCCCCCAATTTCGGGGTCTCACCGGTGGAAGGAATCGACCATCTTGAGCTGCCCCCGCAGCTCCTTCTTGCTCAGGTGGTCGAGCATGCGCGCGTCCACCAGCGACTCCATGAAGTAGCTGCGGtactggggcagccccaggctgggcagccacTCGTTCCCCACCCACTCGTGGTTCATGTCCCCGCCAGGATCTGCGAGGGGTTTTATAGCCCCCCAGGACCTGCCTATGGCACCCCCAAAGCTTTATATcctgccaggacctggctgTCAGACCCCCCACCCACTCGTGGTTCATGTCCCCGTGCGCCAGGATCTGCGAGGGGCccccctgccaggacctgcctaTGGCACTCAAAACCTTTat includes these proteins:
- the LOC115917157 gene encoding liprin-alpha-3-like; translated protein: MTHEEMESLPATPTAEPREISWEQILAHGDMNHEWVGNEWLPSLGLPQYRSYFMESLVDARMLDHLSKKELRGQLKMVDSFHRVSLHYGIMCLKRLNYDRKELERRREESQGGTSDVVVWSNKRGSACVGIWGIP